A single Aspergillus puulaauensis MK2 DNA, chromosome 7, nearly complete sequence DNA region contains:
- a CDS encoding F-box protein (InterPro:IPR001810,IPR036047;~PFAM:PF00646;~go_function: GO:0005515 - protein binding [Evidence IEA]), whose amino-acid sequence MTKGTVNGDGCHSAAQALEPDKEGTRITASWRPSRPRPQSEEDAGRNKRIKRSNVDVVPESFLLNSLSLPVAGPDSSQDSTTAAPSTAAQAGEIATKHSPASSSTAPNEDTGNASVIALQSWPFKPLGYVSYRPISMPIRVGIKNPAQCSPLLSLPEKIQLLILQKLDPVDQVTLMLTCNELAGLASKVQIGPLPIGPLRVRLFGIPQSHVARMRGVGRGFSHSQYGLKPCDTCVWLRPCHSDAYKAALPNGVARNDWIAAVARFSLSTKRMCPFCQVFNMESALKKNYGYEDNATPIYVIRPLLHWLLFYNALDGSWVRPHEAIGRAWVDV is encoded by the exons ATGACGAAGGGAACAGTGAACGGTGATGGTTGTCATTCCGCCGCGCAGGCGTTGGAGCCCGATAAGGAAG GAACGAGAATCACTGCATCATGGCGGCCGTCGCGGCCTCGGCCGCAGTCTGAGGAAGACGCAGGCCGCAACAAAAGAATCAAACGGAGCAACGTCGACGTCGTCCCGGAATCGTTTCTATTGAATTCATTGTCCCTACCTGTCGCCGGACCTGATTCAAGCCAAGATTCGACTACCGCTGCCCCGTCAACTGCGGCGCAGGCTGGTGAGATAGCCACGAAGCATTCCCCTGCTAGCTCGAGTACCGCACCGAACGAAGATACTGGAAATGCTTCTGTGATAGCATTGCAGTCCTGGCCGTTTAAGCCCTTGGGATACGTTTCGTACCGGCCTATATCCATGCCCATTAGAGTCGGG ATAAAGAACCCTGCTCAATGCTCACCACTGCTTAGCCTTCCTGAGAAGATACAGTTGTTGATACTCCAGAAGCTCGACCCCGTGGACCAGGTAACTTTGATGCTCACCTGCAATGAGCTCGCTGGCCTAGCATCCAAAGTGCAAATAGGCCCCCTTCCCATCGGGCCACTCCGAGTTCGGCTGTTCGGGATACCGCAGTCCCATGTTGCCAGGATGCGAGGTGTTGGACGTGGGTTTAGTCACAGCCAATACGGCCTGAAGCCCTGCGATACCTGTGTGTGGCTTCGACCCTGTCATTCGGACGCGTACAAGGCCGCACTGCCTAACGGAGTCGCTCGCAACGATTGGATTGCTGCCGTTGCTAGATTCTCCCTATCGACGAAGAGAATGTGCCCATTTTGTCAGGTGTTCAATATGGAATCTGCATTGAAGAAAAACTATGGTTATGAGGACAATGCCACACCTATTTATGTCATCAGGCCCTTGCTGCACTGGCTCCTATTTTACAACGCACTCGATGGTTCGTGGGTACGGCCTCACGAGGCGATTGGGAGGGCGTGGGTCGATGTCTGA
- a CDS encoding uncharacterized protein (COG:S;~EggNog:ENOG410PXX1;~SECRETED:SignalP(1-25);~TransMembrane:6 (i12-29o75-93i105-128o148-172i184-206o218-240i)), whose amino-acid sequence MASEDLWTRRRRWHIFICAFAVVVCKQQLTSRKAVNNVQQAILYVFLQHGCGLPADKAPDGILQQINTFLFVEEVFYMFVHFVLKQTFLLFYLRLSPKRNFQWTVYATMVVCLLFLLIEWLLAFLQAQPLDAYFHPEEYPNARRLNDYVVQMVPTGLNALSDIVILILPIPTVVNLQMSRRRKLAVLGIICFGSLSVVTALCRFIVQKQLISEPDTPYIMGRMVIVAGIEIQIAVVAVNLPALRSLFTTLVGSSHDASGYGYDRYNKRQGAHRLGSLPSHSRGQGTSRGRRLVSRSGERDGLGGTLTGSEEELVRRQGNNIDKIQVVTDVDVVSQHGGENNTGLDIGFPPAKVVEHVQTKR is encoded by the exons ATGGCGTCTGAGGACCTTTGGACGAGACGACGCCGCTGGCATATTTTTATTTGTGCGTTTGCAGTGGTCGTTTGCAAGCAACAGCTAACCAGTCGAAAGGCCGTCAACAATGTACAGCAGGCGATTCTATACGTATTCCTGCAGCATGGGTGTGGATT ACCCGCGGATAAAGCACCAGATGGGATTCTCCAACAAATTAACACG TTTCTCTTCGTAGAAGAAGTTTTTTACATGTTTGTACACTTCGTGCTGAAGCAGACCTTTCTCCTATTCTACCTTCGACTCTCGCCAAAACGGAACTTCCAGTGGACCGTCTACGCGACAATGGTCGTGTgccttttgtttcttctcatCGAATGGCTCTTGGCCTTTTTGCAGGCCCAGCCCTTGGACGCGTACTTCCACCCTGAGGAGTATCCAAACGCAAGGCGGTTGAATGATTACGTCGTCCAAATGGTTCCAACGGGACTG AACGCACTGTCTGATATCGtgatcctcatcctccccatTCCCACCGTTGTCAACCTCCAAATGAGCCGCCGCCGCAAGCTCGCCGTCCTCGGAATCATCTGCTTCGGTTCACTATCCGTCGTCACAGCGCTCTGCCGCTTCATCGTGCAGAAGCAGCTGATTTCAGAACCGGATACCCCCTACATCATGGGTCGGATGGTTATCGTCGCTGGGATTGAGATTCAGATTGCTGTTGTAGCGGTTAACCTGCCCGCTCTGAGGTCGCTATTTACAACGCTCGTCGGGAGCTCCCATGATGCTTCCGGGTATGGTTATGATAGGTACAATAAAAGGCAGGGGGCTCATAGGCTCGGAAGTCTGCCTTCGCATTCGCGGGGTCAGGGCACGTCTAGAGGTCGGAGGCTTGTTTCGCGGTCTGGGGAACGGGATGGGCTGGGGGGTACGCTGACTGGctctgaggaagagctggtgCGACGGCAGGGTAATAATATTGATAAGATCCAGGTTGTTACGGATGTTGATGTGGTCTCCCAACATGGTGGGGAGAATAATACCGGGTTGGATATCGGCTTTCCTCCTGCGAAGGTGGTAGAGCATGTTCAGACGAAACGATGA
- a CDS encoding cytochrome P450 (COG:Q;~EggNog:ENOG410PHH6;~InterPro:IPR001128,IPR002401,IPR036396;~PFAM:PF00067;~TransMembrane:3 (i21-40o46-67i79-100o);~go_function: GO:0005506 - iron ion binding [Evidence IEA];~go_function: GO:0016705 - oxidoreductase activity, acting on paired donors, with incorporation or reduction of molecular oxygen [Evidence IEA];~go_function: GO:0020037 - heme binding [Evidence IEA];~go_process: GO:0055114 - oxidation-reduction process [Evidence IEA]) — translation MASLFSVEGLQQALGKDIPSLVLSATTLGVLSHVSIFRSLPVEEHLYSLLSFYAAAVIAVAIAYLSLTEFSPIQTLFRIGSIASAFNTGLASSIAIYRLFFHRLRAFPGPWLSKFSRFYDAYLAGRNVQYNVEIARMHQEYGDFIRTGPREICIVRKSAVPLLLSPQSKCGKSTFYAQAQTESKYCSVHHTRDSDDHRRRRKAWDRGFSIKALSGYEPNITDKVDLLISHIAKNQGKAINATSWSMFLSFDIMGNVGFGKEFNNLLTGVEHPGIKAVHDHMAILGTMGHVPWLLNIISHLPGATSAMAEFFKWCEDEVVQKHQNWDINEYPRDIVSWLLKAYVEKDVSAAPTANALHEDSRAVLVAGSETTATTLASILYYLCRNPSVLTKLQRLLDEAMPGGSAEWAYHKIKNISYLEDIINETLRLRPAVLTGGYRVTPPEGIQVDEVYIPGDVNVFVPTQLIQADERYYTDAKKFVPERWSERKEMIHEGAPYFPFLYGPYICPGKHLALMSLRISVSKLAQRYNISFGLGETGELFETKTLDTFTTTLPPLHVQFSLR, via the exons ATGGCGTCGCTCTTCTCGGTGGAAGGCCTCCAGCAGGCTCTGGGTAAAGATATCCCCAGCCTCGTACTCTCAGCTACTACACTGGGAGTTCTGTCTCACGTCTCCATTTTCCGAAGTTTGCCCGTGGAGGAGCACCTGTACTCTCTTCTCAGTTTCtacgcagcagcagtgatCGCGGTAGCAATTGCCTATCTATCACTTACAGAATTCTCCCCAATCCAAACCCTTTTCCGGATAGGATCCATCGCATCAGCATTTAATACGGGCCTCGCATCGAGCATCGCAATCTACCGGCTGTTTTTCCATCGGTTACGCGCCTTCCCTGGACCATGGCTGTCGAAGTTCTCCCGGTTCTACGATGCGTATCTCGCGGGTAGGAACGTGCAGTATAATGTTGAAATTGCGAGGATGCATCAGGAATATGGGGACTTTATTAGAACTG GACCGCGAGAAATATGCATCGTTCGCAAATCCGCCGTCCCTCTGCTTTTATCACCGCAGTCGAAATGTGGAAAGTCGACGTTCTATGCCCAGGCGCAAACGGAGTCGAAATACTGCTCTGTCCACCATACCCGCGACTCTGATGACCATCGCAGACGGCGAAAGGCGTGGGATCGCGGGTTCAGCATTAAAG CTCTATCGGGGTACGAACCAAACATCACAGATAAAGTAGATCTCCTAATCTCACATATCGCCAAGAATCAGGGCAAGGCAATCAACGCAACCAGCTGGTCCATGTTCCTCAGCTTCGACATCATGGGCAACGTCGGGTTCGGCAAAGAGTTTAACAATCTATTGACCGGGGTAGAGCATCCGGGGATCAAAGCTGTGCATGACCACATGGCGATCTTGGGCACGATGGGCCATGTCCCGTGGCTGTTGAATATAATCAGCCATCTCCCCGGCGCGACTTCAGCCATGGCGGAATTCTTCAAGTGGtgcgaggatgaggttgtgCAGAAACACCAA AACTGGGACATCAATGAATACCCACGAGATATAGTCTCGTGGCTCCTCAAAGCGTACGTCGAGAAAGACGTATCAGCTGCACCAACTGCAAATGCACTCCACGAAGACTCCCGGGCAGTGCTTGTCGCCGGAAGCGagacgacagcgacaacgcTGGCATCGATACTATACTACCTGTGCAGAAATCCCTCCGTCCTAACAAAGCTGCAGCGCCTGCTAGACGAAGCAATGCCAGGCGGATCAGCGGAGTGGGCGTACCACAAAATCAAAAACATCAGCTaccttgaggatatcatcaacGAGACGCTGCGGCTACGACCTGCTGTTTTGACTGGTGGGTATCGGGTTACGCCGCCTGAGGGGATCCAGGTTGATGAGGTTTATATCCCGGGGGATGTGAATGTCTTTGTGCCGACGCAGTTGATCCAGGCGGATGAACGGTACTATACTGATGCGAAGAAATTCGTACCTGAGAGATGGAGTGAGAGGAAAGAAATGATCCATGAGGGCGCTCCTTATTTTCCCTTCTTATACG GGCCCTATATCTGCCCTGGAAAGCATCTTGCTCTGATGAGCCTCCGCATTTCAGTGTCAAAACTAGCCCAGCGATATAATATCAGCTTTGGCCTAGGTGAGACGGGGGAACTGTTCGAGACGAAGACTTTGGATACATTTACCACTACGCTGCCACCACTCCATGTGCAGTTTTCGCTCCGGTGA